Proteins found in one Armatimonadota bacterium genomic segment:
- a CDS encoding epimerase, whose product MTQPPITSIDELEERLARPTPDVVQLFREMQGDLLVLGVAGKMGPTLARMARRAMDEAGNRAKVIGVARFSQPEVREQLEQIGVQTIACDLLDPEAVQRLPDAPNVVFMAGMKFGTTGAEPLTWAMNTVAPAHVANRFRQSRIIVFSTGNVYPLVPVTSGGATEETPPAPIGEYAQSALGRERVFQYFSLRYGTPAVIYRLNYAVDLRYGILLDVAQKVWAGEPVPLAMGCVNVIWQGDACAWALRCLSLAQSPPLVLNATGPETLSIRYLAHRLGELMGKPPRFEGAEAETALLSNASKAQRLFGYPTVAVDTVIQWVAYWVMQGLPVLNKPTHYEVRDGRF is encoded by the coding sequence ATGACACAACCGCCCATCACGAGCATAGACGAACTGGAAGAGCGCCTTGCTCGCCCCACGCCGGATGTGGTGCAGCTCTTTCGCGAGATGCAGGGCGACCTGCTGGTGCTGGGCGTGGCAGGAAAGATGGGTCCCACGCTGGCGCGGATGGCGCGTCGTGCGATGGACGAGGCGGGCAACCGGGCAAAGGTCATCGGTGTTGCCCGCTTTTCACAACCGGAGGTGCGCGAGCAACTGGAGCAGATAGGGGTGCAGACCATCGCCTGTGACCTGCTGGACCCGGAAGCGGTGCAACGCCTGCCCGATGCTCCCAACGTGGTGTTCATGGCGGGTATGAAGTTTGGTACTACCGGCGCAGAACCACTCACCTGGGCCATGAACACCGTCGCCCCGGCTCACGTGGCAAACCGGTTCCGCCAGTCGCGAATCATTGTGTTTTCCACCGGCAATGTGTATCCGCTGGTGCCAGTGACCAGTGGTGGCGCGACCGAAGAGACCCCTCCTGCACCCATCGGCGAGTACGCGCAGTCCGCCCTGGGCAGGGAGCGTGTGTTCCAGTACTTCTCTCTGCGCTATGGCACCCCGGCGGTCATCTATCGCCTGAACTATGCGGTGGATCTGCGCTACGGTATCCTGCTGGATGTGGCGCAGAAGGTATGGGCGGGCGAGCCGGTTCCGCTGGCGATGGGCTGTGTGAACGTCATCTGGCAGGGCGATGCCTGTGCGTGGGCGTTGCGCTGTTTGTCGCTGGCGCAGTCGCCGCCGCTGGTGCTGAACGCTACCGGTCCCGAGACGCTCTCCATCCGTTATCTGGCGCACCGATTGGGTGAGCTGATGGGCAAACCACCGCGCTTTGAGGGAGCGGAAGCGGAGACAGCTCTGCTCAGCAACGCGAGTAAAGCGCAACGCCTGTTCGGCTATCCGACGGTGGCGGTAGATACGGTCATCCAGTGGGTGGCGTACTGGGTGATGCAAGGGCTTCCCGTGCTGAACAAGCCCACACACTACGAGGTGAGAGACGGAAGGTTCTGA
- the glnE gene encoding glutamate-ammonia-ligase adenylyltransferase has translation MEQLPNPLESLTDAQLQELGIRDLQRARTILEILRGWGPHAEAFDQMLPHLLQAMKLSPDPDMALNNFERWQANLANRLPYYRFLAQNPAVLEIFFTVCATSQFFSEILIQNPEYFEFFSDPSLRRHPKTAPQHYRDLQNLLRTCSSYGMKIDALRRYKQREVLRIGVMDILGVLDLPEVAQAFSDFADACVQVAYEMAHEELARRYVMTGTPAFAVIGMGKLGGRELNYSSDIDLIFVHDDDVGVTGKLSGSQYAERLAQEIVNVLARNTERGFVFRVDLRLRPEGRYGPPSRSLSSYRHYYESWAETWERQALIKARFVAGDPRVGEDFTRIAEEYTYQIYVPAEWVEDIRHNKRRLEQKAALADETHTNVKIGEGGIRDIEFTVQLLQLLVGGQHPSVRTGNTIEALHRLRREGFLTPEEAIILREGYCFLRTVEHRLQILYEQQTQKLPTDPRQLELLARRMGFENATYFRETYDRVRAQVREIFLRVFYGEAGDRVMRQQESPLRDLLHAIDEPRAQERIRQHLEQNGFCDPQRALHLLQIPLMGTDVGVEEAEGTQSASVARGAASPAMRQSFLRIAPALITYASRSPSPDDALLGIETLALAVPNRAQLYAAFADSPEVLRRLVELAGASPPTMRLLSSHQELLDLLFSEEIIASETKTREQMIRELRQRLGLPEELRPGTPRGFPQRQVQAIASFIRRERLRIVARDVWGEARGVDTARDLTSLTEAVLECVLQMVQAQAIEAHPEWEEVLRSVAILGMGKLGGWEMGYASDADILFVFEHPASVSHSEAYAVTAKMCEQFLQFCRLVHAQDVPLEVDARLRPEGRFGAIVRTVDDYRQYYRTRGETWERQALIKARPVAGNAVVGEAWRQMVEEEVVYARGLSEEELHSIRHIKRRVENERLKPEHRWRDVKLGYGGMVDIEFAVQTWQLRVGKQHRSIRHTSTLSALHALRMIALVSPADSRNAAEAYSLWSIVRNALTLRHGMPRDVIPDDEVERKVLARILGKEDPIQMLQEFEHLMREVRGWVERDLFGE, from the coding sequence GTGGAACAACTACCGAACCCGTTAGAATCGCTGACCGATGCGCAACTGCAGGAGCTGGGCATCCGCGACCTGCAGCGGGCACGCACCATCTTGGAAATCCTGCGCGGCTGGGGTCCGCACGCCGAAGCCTTCGACCAGATGCTACCCCATCTGCTGCAGGCGATGAAACTCTCTCCCGACCCCGACATGGCGCTGAACAACTTCGAACGCTGGCAGGCGAACCTGGCGAACCGACTGCCTTACTACCGCTTCCTCGCCCAAAACCCAGCGGTGCTGGAGATTTTCTTCACCGTGTGCGCGACCAGCCAGTTCTTCTCCGAAATCCTGATACAGAACCCCGAGTACTTCGAGTTCTTCTCCGACCCCAGCTTGCGCCGGCACCCCAAAACAGCTCCCCAGCACTACCGCGACCTGCAGAACCTGCTGCGTACCTGCTCCAGCTACGGCATGAAGATAGACGCCCTGCGCCGCTATAAACAACGTGAGGTGCTGCGTATCGGCGTCATGGACATCCTGGGTGTGCTGGACCTGCCCGAGGTCGCACAGGCATTTAGCGACTTTGCCGACGCCTGCGTGCAGGTAGCCTACGAGATGGCGCATGAGGAACTCGCTCGACGCTACGTGATGACAGGCACGCCCGCTTTCGCGGTGATAGGCATGGGCAAGCTGGGCGGCAGGGAGCTGAATTACTCCTCCGATATCGACCTCATCTTTGTACACGATGATGACGTGGGCGTCACCGGAAAACTGAGCGGCTCCCAGTACGCCGAACGGCTGGCGCAGGAGATAGTGAACGTGCTGGCGCGTAACACTGAGCGCGGCTTCGTTTTTCGCGTAGACCTGCGCCTGCGTCCCGAAGGCAGGTATGGACCGCCCAGCCGATCGCTCAGCAGTTATCGCCACTACTATGAGAGCTGGGCGGAAACGTGGGAACGACAGGCGTTGATCAAGGCACGCTTCGTAGCGGGTGACCCGCGAGTGGGCGAAGATTTCACCCGTATCGCGGAAGAGTACACCTACCAGATCTATGTGCCCGCCGAATGGGTGGAAGACATCCGCCACAATAAACGCCGCCTGGAGCAGAAAGCGGCACTTGCCGACGAAACGCACACCAACGTGAAAATCGGTGAAGGAGGCATTCGCGACATCGAGTTCACCGTGCAGCTGTTGCAGCTGCTGGTAGGAGGACAGCACCCCTCCGTGCGCACGGGCAATACCATCGAGGCACTGCACCGTCTGCGCCGCGAGGGGTTCCTCACCCCAGAAGAAGCTATCATCCTGCGCGAAGGTTATTGCTTCCTGCGTACAGTGGAGCACCGCCTGCAGATACTGTACGAGCAACAGACGCAGAAGCTGCCCACCGACCCACGACAACTGGAGCTGCTGGCAAGACGCATGGGCTTCGAAAACGCCACGTACTTCCGCGAGACCTACGACCGCGTGCGTGCGCAGGTGCGAGAGATATTCCTGCGCGTTTTCTACGGCGAGGCGGGCGACCGCGTGATGCGACAACAGGAGAGCCCCCTGCGCGACCTGCTGCACGCCATCGATGAACCCAGAGCGCAGGAGCGGATACGCCAGCATCTGGAGCAGAACGGTTTTTGCGACCCACAACGCGCTCTGCACCTGCTGCAAATTCCGTTAATGGGCACAGACGTGGGCGTGGAGGAAGCGGAAGGCACGCAGAGTGCCTCTGTGGCTCGCGGTGCAGCCAGCCCTGCCATGCGCCAGAGCTTCCTGCGCATCGCCCCCGCGCTCATCACCTACGCCTCGCGTAGCCCATCCCCCGACGACGCCTTGCTGGGCATCGAAACGCTTGCACTGGCAGTGCCTAACCGCGCACAGTTGTACGCCGCCTTCGCCGACAGCCCGGAGGTGCTGCGCCGACTGGTAGAGCTGGCTGGTGCCAGCCCCCCCACCATGCGCCTGTTGAGCAGCCATCAGGAGCTGCTGGACCTGCTCTTCAGTGAGGAGATTATCGCCAGCGAAACCAAAACGCGCGAGCAAATGATTCGGGAGCTGCGCCAGCGTCTGGGATTGCCGGAGGAGCTACGTCCCGGCACCCCGCGCGGCTTCCCCCAGCGACAGGTGCAGGCGATAGCCTCTTTTATCCGGCGCGAGCGGTTGCGCATCGTTGCCCGAGATGTATGGGGCGAGGCACGTGGCGTAGATACCGCCAGAGACCTGACCAGCCTGACCGAAGCGGTGCTGGAATGCGTGCTGCAGATGGTTCAGGCGCAGGCAATAGAGGCGCATCCTGAGTGGGAAGAGGTGTTACGTTCGGTAGCCATCTTAGGTATGGGCAAGCTGGGTGGATGGGAGATGGGCTATGCCTCCGATGCGGACATCCTGTTTGTCTTCGAGCACCCCGCCTCCGTGTCCCACAGCGAGGCGTATGCTGTTACTGCGAAGATGTGCGAGCAGTTCCTGCAGTTCTGCCGCCTGGTGCACGCACAGGATGTGCCCCTGGAGGTGGATGCTCGTCTGCGCCCAGAGGGGCGGTTCGGAGCCATCGTGCGCACAGTGGATGATTATCGCCAGTACTATCGGACGCGAGGCGAGACATGGGAACGACAGGCGCTGATTAAAGCACGCCCGGTGGCGGGCAACGCGGTGGTCGGTGAAGCCTGGCGCCAGATGGTGGAAGAAGAGGTGGTGTACGCGCGCGGTCTGAGCGAGGAGGAGCTGCACTCCATCCGCCACATCAAGCGTCGGGTGGAGAACGAGCGATTGAAGCCGGAACACCGCTGGCGTGATGTGAAGCTGGGATATGGAGGGATGGTAGACATCGAGTTCGCGGTGCAAACGTGGCAGCTGCGCGTGGGCAAACAACACCGCAGCATACGCCATACCAGCACCCTCTCCGCCCTGCACGCCCTGCGCATGATCGCTCTGGTCTCGCCGGCGGATAGCCGCAATGCCGCCGAGGCATATTCCCTGTGGAGCATTGTCCGCAATGCACTCACCCTGCGGCACGGTATGCCACGCGACGTGATACCCGACGACGAGGTGGAACGGAAGGTGCTGGCGCGCATACTGGGCAAGGAAGACCCGATCCAGATGTTGCAGGAGTTTGAACATCTGATGCGCGAAGTAAGAGGGTGGGTAGAGCGCGACTTGTTCGGGGAATGA
- a CDS encoding ABC transporter ATP-binding protein produces MLWTDEVTLAYREAERVVLAVDRVSVEVRQGEFVGIMGPSGSGKSSLLYLMSGLKLPTSGEVRYRNQVIHLLSERERMRLRRREFGFVFQQPYLLPYLTALENVLVAVPGDREAYERALELFEQLGLSHLAHRYPHKLSGGERQRVCVVRAMVHQPQIIFADEPTASLDHINGHAVIRLLASYREKGAVVVVTHDPEMLADADRVYSLRDGKLVHPARV; encoded by the coding sequence ATGCTGTGGACAGACGAGGTCACTCTGGCTTATCGGGAAGCGGAGCGTGTGGTGCTGGCGGTAGACCGCGTCTCGGTGGAGGTACGGCAGGGCGAGTTCGTGGGCATTATGGGACCCTCAGGCTCGGGCAAGAGCAGCTTGCTCTATCTGATGAGCGGGCTCAAGCTGCCTACCAGTGGCGAGGTGCGCTACCGCAATCAGGTCATTCACTTGCTGAGCGAGCGCGAAAGGATGCGCCTGCGTCGGCGTGAGTTCGGTTTCGTCTTCCAGCAACCCTACCTGCTGCCGTATCTCACCGCGCTGGAAAACGTGCTGGTGGCGGTGCCGGGCGACCGCGAGGCGTATGAACGCGCTCTGGAACTGTTCGAGCAGCTGGGGCTATCCCATCTGGCTCACCGCTATCCGCACAAGCTATCCGGCGGAGAGCGGCAACGGGTGTGTGTGGTGCGGGCGATGGTGCATCAACCGCAGATTATCTTTGCCGATGAACCCACTGCCTCGCTGGACCATATCAACGGACACGCGGTTATCCGTCTGCTGGCAAGTTATCGTGAGAAGGGGGCAGTAGTGGTGGTCACGCACGACCCGGAGATGCTTGCCGATGCCGACAGAGTATACTCCCTGCGCGACGGCAAGCTGGTGCATCCGGCACGGGTATAA
- the plsY gene encoding glycerol-3-phosphate acyltransferase: MSTLDLLIWFAKDYGLALLVGYLIGGIPFGWLIAKLWKGVDLREVGSGNIGATNAYRVLGPTAGILVFVLDTAKGSMPILLGNLLDWDGICAGIGAIIGHSFSPYLHGKGGRAVATSLGVFLALSPWASLSAFATWGVLVLLTRYVSVASVLGSLSLPLVWMWVFPTNGIVHGAALLAALWITWKHRPNFQRLRVGTEPRVNLWGRR; encoded by the coding sequence ATGTCCACTCTGGATTTGCTCATCTGGTTTGCCAAGGATTACGGGCTGGCGCTGCTGGTCGGCTATCTGATTGGGGGCATCCCCTTCGGCTGGTTGATTGCCAAACTGTGGAAAGGGGTAGACCTGCGCGAGGTGGGTAGCGGCAACATCGGCGCGACCAACGCCTATCGGGTGCTGGGACCGACGGCGGGAATTCTCGTCTTTGTGCTGGACACTGCCAAAGGCAGTATGCCCATCTTGCTGGGCAACCTTTTGGATTGGGACGGCATCTGCGCAGGTATCGGCGCGATTATCGGACACAGCTTCTCGCCCTACCTGCATGGAAAGGGAGGCAGGGCAGTCGCCACCAGTCTGGGCGTGTTCCTCGCGCTGTCGCCATGGGCTTCGCTGAGTGCGTTTGCCACGTGGGGCGTTCTGGTACTGCTCACCCGCTACGTGTCGGTCGCGTCGGTGCTGGGCTCGCTGTCCCTGCCGCTGGTGTGGATGTGGGTGTTTCCGACCAACGGCATCGTGCACGGAGCCGCTTTGCTTGCTGCGCTGTGGATTACCTGGAAGCATCGTCCGAACTTTCAACGACTGAGAGTGGGCACGGAGCCACGAGTGAATCTCTGGGGGAGACGCTGA
- a CDS encoding AmmeMemoRadiSam system protein A, giving the protein MGKTHHPYVQLAREAVEHFLRDREIIEPPADLPPPPTQNWQGVFVSIHTSKGQLRGCIGTLRPLHPDIGREIIAVALDAALRDPRFPPVDVSELHDLEYAVYVLHPPEPVQSMEELDPRVYGVIVHTEDGRRGLLLPDLSEVNSVEQQLHIACMKAGIAPGESFTVERFKADKLE; this is encoded by the coding sequence ATGGGAAAAACGCATCATCCGTACGTTCAGCTGGCGCGCGAAGCCGTGGAGCATTTCCTGAGAGACAGGGAGATCATTGAACCACCTGCTGACCTGCCTCCTCCCCCTACGCAGAATTGGCAGGGCGTTTTCGTCTCCATACACACTTCGAAGGGACAACTGCGGGGATGCATCGGCACCCTGCGCCCACTACACCCCGACATTGGCAGGGAGATTATCGCCGTTGCGCTGGATGCCGCGCTCAGGGACCCGCGCTTCCCACCGGTAGACGTGTCGGAACTGCATGACCTCGAATATGCCGTCTACGTGTTGCATCCTCCCGAGCCGGTGCAGTCGATGGAGGAGCTGGATCCGCGCGTGTACGGGGTGATCGTGCATACGGAAGATGGCAGGCGTGGGCTGTTGCTGCCCGACTTGTCGGAGGTGAACAGCGTAGAACAGCAGCTGCACATCGCCTGCATGAAGGCAGGCATCGCCCCCGGCGAGTCCTTCACGGTGGAGCGTTTCAAGGCGGATAAGCTGGAATAG
- the der gene encoding GTPase Der — MEKTSVQTIGESQQLRLPTVAIVGRPNVGKSTLFNRLVGRRVAIVEDTPGITRDRLYGEAEWRGRVFQVVDTGGVLLEDEDPLITQVRVQALAAIEEADVILFLVDAVEGITPADEELADVLRTTTKPVLLVANKVDNTRREADATEFYALGWEEVFTISAIHGHGVAEVLDRLIELLPPARPTEEEDTAIKLAIVGRPNVGKSSLVNAILGAPRVIVSEIPGTTRDAIDTPFERDGQKMVLIDTAGIRRPGKVQGSIEYYSVLRAQKAIQRCDVALLVLDGPQGVTDGDKRVGGYTVEEGRACVVVVNKWDLMKNPTSKTLMMDFTRIFRKECPFLHFAPLVFTSALTGMGVSAVVDTALEAAEAHAHRIPTGVLNRLIHDAVDARPYSRKGKMLKVYYATMPSTKPPTVVLFVNDPEIVHFSYLRYLENAIRQQFPLEGTPIRIEVREAKGKHRDDA; from the coding sequence ATGGAAAAGACCTCGGTACAAACCATCGGTGAATCCCAGCAGTTGCGGCTGCCCACCGTGGCGATTGTGGGGCGACCGAACGTCGGCAAGTCCACCCTGTTCAACCGGCTGGTGGGCAGGCGCGTGGCGATTGTGGAAGATACGCCCGGCATCACCCGCGACCGCCTGTACGGAGAAGCCGAGTGGCGGGGGCGCGTTTTTCAGGTGGTGGATACCGGCGGCGTGCTGCTGGAAGATGAAGACCCTCTCATCACGCAAGTGCGCGTGCAGGCTTTAGCGGCGATTGAGGAGGCGGACGTGATCCTGTTTCTGGTAGATGCGGTAGAGGGCATTACTCCTGCCGATGAGGAACTGGCGGACGTGCTGCGCACCACCACCAAACCCGTGCTGCTGGTAGCGAACAAAGTGGACAATACCCGTCGGGAAGCAGACGCCACCGAGTTCTACGCGCTGGGCTGGGAAGAGGTGTTCACCATCTCGGCGATACACGGGCATGGTGTGGCGGAGGTGCTGGACCGGCTGATCGAACTGCTTCCCCCTGCACGCCCCACGGAAGAGGAAGACACCGCCATCAAGCTCGCCATCGTGGGCAGACCCAACGTGGGCAAATCGTCGCTGGTGAACGCCATCCTCGGTGCACCGCGCGTGATTGTGAGCGAAATACCGGGCACCACCCGCGACGCAATAGACACTCCTTTCGAGCGTGACGGGCAGAAGATGGTGCTGATTGACACCGCAGGCATCCGCCGACCGGGCAAGGTGCAGGGTTCCATAGAGTACTACAGCGTGCTGCGGGCGCAGAAAGCCATCCAGCGATGCGACGTGGCGTTGCTGGTGCTGGATGGTCCGCAGGGCGTCACCGACGGCGACAAGCGCGTGGGCGGTTACACGGTGGAAGAGGGACGTGCCTGTGTGGTCGTGGTGAACAAGTGGGACCTGATGAAGAACCCCACCAGCAAGACGCTGATGATGGACTTCACACGCATTTTCCGCAAGGAGTGTCCGTTCCTGCACTTTGCACCGCTGGTGTTCACCAGTGCACTCACAGGCATGGGCGTTTCGGCTGTGGTGGACACCGCGCTGGAGGCAGCGGAAGCGCACGCACACCGCATCCCCACCGGCGTACTGAACCGCCTCATCCATGACGCAGTAGACGCACGTCCCTACAGCCGCAAGGGCAAGATGCTGAAGGTGTATTATGCCACCATGCCCTCCACCAAGCCGCCGACAGTGGTGCTTTTTGTGAACGACCCGGAGATTGTGCATTTTTCATACTTACGCTATCTGGAAAACGCCATCCGCCAGCAGTTTCCGCTGGAGGGTACGCCCATCCGTATCGAGGTCAGGGAAGCAAAAGGCAAACATCGCGACGATGCATGA
- a CDS encoding glycosyl transferase, which produces MRIVMLSWEYPPKIVGGIARHVYELGHALAEEDVEVHVITAEFPGAPAYERQQDLLHVHRVPVTEQANDFVHWVQLLNRSMQAKAEELLNSWLQEGKPFKSRPFADGVLLHAHDWLAHYSGASLKHAYHLPLIATIHATEYGRNNGLHNDLQRYIASVEWQLSYEAWRVICCSWYMKGEVEFALQTPSDKIVVIPNGVDATKFEFQFDEAERQAFRNNYAAPDEKILFFVGRMVREKGAHILLEALPKVRVVYPKVKLLIVGGGYRDHLVQLANWLGIAPHVYFTGFVPDDVLLRIYRIADVAVFPSLYEPFGIVALEAMAARIPVVVSDAGGLREVVEHNVTGIVTWLNNSDSLAWGILEVLQNPNRAQEMVQEAYRRVKTIYNWKRIARQTIEQYRQVWNEYRKSDW; this is translated from the coding sequence ATGCGTATTGTCATGCTTTCGTGGGAGTACCCTCCGAAGATTGTGGGGGGCATCGCGCGGCACGTGTACGAACTGGGGCACGCGCTGGCGGAAGAGGATGTGGAGGTGCATGTCATCACCGCCGAGTTCCCCGGTGCGCCCGCGTATGAAAGGCAACAGGACCTGCTACACGTGCACCGGGTGCCGGTGACCGAGCAAGCCAACGACTTCGTGCACTGGGTGCAGCTGCTCAACCGCTCCATGCAGGCGAAAGCAGAGGAGCTGCTGAACAGCTGGCTGCAGGAGGGCAAACCCTTTAAGTCGCGCCCCTTTGCCGACGGTGTGCTGTTGCACGCGCACGACTGGCTGGCGCACTACAGCGGCGCTTCCCTCAAACACGCCTATCATCTACCGCTCATCGCCACCATCCACGCCACCGAGTACGGGCGCAATAACGGTCTGCACAACGACCTGCAGCGTTACATCGCCAGCGTGGAGTGGCAGCTCAGTTACGAGGCGTGGCGGGTGATCTGTTGCTCCTGGTATATGAAAGGCGAGGTGGAGTTTGCCCTGCAGACCCCTTCGGATAAGATTGTGGTCATACCCAACGGCGTGGATGCCACCAAGTTTGAATTCCAGTTTGACGAGGCAGAGAGACAAGCCTTTCGCAATAACTACGCCGCACCCGATGAGAAGATTCTCTTCTTTGTAGGCAGGATGGTACGCGAGAAAGGAGCACATATCCTGCTGGAGGCGTTGCCCAAGGTGCGGGTGGTGTATCCGAAGGTGAAGCTGTTGATTGTGGGAGGGGGTTATCGCGACCACCTGGTGCAACTGGCGAACTGGCTGGGCATCGCTCCACACGTGTATTTCACTGGCTTTGTGCCCGACGATGTGCTGTTGCGCATCTATCGCATCGCCGACGTGGCGGTGTTCCCCAGTCTGTACGAGCCGTTCGGCATTGTGGCGTTAGAGGCGATGGCGGCGCGCATCCCCGTAGTGGTCTCCGATGCGGGAGGCTTGAGAGAGGTGGTAGAGCACAACGTGACGGGCATCGTCACCTGGCTCAACAACTCCGATAGCCTCGCGTGGGGTATTTTGGAAGTGCTGCAAAACCCCAATCGCGCGCAAGAGATGGTCCAAGAGGCATACCGAAGGGTGAAGACCATCTACAACTGGAAGCGCATCGCCCGGCAGACCATTGAGCAGTATCGACAGGTGTGGAACGAGTACCGCAAGAGCGACTGGTAG